Sequence from the Melitaea cinxia chromosome 18, ilMelCinx1.1, whole genome shotgun sequence genome:
gcgtcgacacggtatgtcgaagacgcgggttcgaatcccgctggagcggtcaatttttgatatgatattcaaaaatgtttagaattcctaattgtgggtaacacaaaaataaaaatcgtacatattaaaaatagcatggtgtcgtctcctgtcaaagattttcattgtaatatgaaactttgaatagttacgagtctctgtaaagaactcactatagacggcgccacggttcgcttaaaccgaaagtaaaaatcatcatatcaaaagtttcgctctagcgggtatatcgttccatagcttaattggctagagcgtcgacacggtatgtcgaagacgcgggttcgaatcccgctggagcggtcaatttttgatatgatattcaaaaatgtttagaattcctaattgtgggtaacacaaaaataaaaatcgtacatattaaaaatagcatggtgtcgtctcctgtcaaagattttcattgtaatatgaaactttgaatagttacgagtctctgtaaagaactcactatagacggcgccacggttcgcttaaaccgaaagtaaaaatcatcatatcaaaagtttcgctctagcgggtatatcgttccatagcttaattggctagagcgtcgacacggtatgtcgaagacgcgggttcgaatcccgctggagcggtcaatttttgatatgatattcaaaaatgtttagaattcctaattgtgggtaacacaaaaataaaaatcgtacatattaaaaatagcatggtgtcgtctcctgtcaaagattttcattgtaatatgaaactttgaatagttacgagtctctgtaaagaactcactatagacggcgccacggttcgcttaaaccgaaagtaaaaatcatcatatcaaaagtttcgctctagcgggtatatcgttccatagcttaattggctagagcgtcgacacggtatgtcgaagacgcgggttcgaatcccgctggagcggtcaatttttgatatgatattcaaaaatgtttagaattcctaattgtgggtaacacaaaaataaaaatcgtacatattaaaaatagcatggtgtcgtctcctgtcaaagattttcattgtaatatgaaactttgaatagttacgagtctctgtaaagaactcactatagacggcgccacggttcgcttaaaccgaaagtaaaaatcatcatatcaaaagtttcgctctagcgggtatatcgttccatagcttaattggctagagcgtcgacacggtatgtcgaagacgcgggttcgaatcccgctggagcggtcaatttttgatatgatattcaaaaattatttgtaatactgttaTTAATTGCTATAAAGGATCAATTCGACTGAACGTTTAACTcaaaatctacaaaaaaaaagtgtgtgtacttatgtacgcacgggagaagttatacttcattggctagctaacttcacgttgctaacttcttcgttgactactcaacttcagggtgtcggtttttttcgtgatATGACGtgatcgtaaaaatttactctcataattttttccctaacgcctcaaaagaaataatatatcaaattcaAAAATCTCAAAACTCAAAATCtacaaaatcaattaaaaaaaaaaacattttatagaaTTGTTTCTAGgacaaaatatgaaattaatcaTAAAAGGCTTCTGTAACCGCATCAGAGgatctacaaaataaaaatactctcattataataaacataaccAGTTGACCTTATCCTCATGatgtgtgtaatatttgtcTTCATGGCATTCTTTACCGAGAAACGTAGTCGTTGCAATGTGCCAGCAGAAAGATTTCGTTATTACCAAACATCGGAAAATATTCACTTCAAATTGGTCAAAAAACAGTGTCAgagtgtatttattaaataaacatggCGTGGCTAAATTCTGATGTAAACTTAAGTGCCgcaaatatatataatcgaaGTGGCGAATCAATGGATATTGTTGATTTATATGAACTATATAGGGAAAAAGAAATGGAACAATTTGACAATTATAGAATTGTTGCATATATATttggaataattatttttctaagtaATGTGACTGTTGTTATATCAAGTGGTCTCATTTTAAAGAAAGGTTAGTAAActaaaataatgtgtatttaatttaatctataaattagacaaataaaaatttaataagtaaaatatttgtaaggTGTTTAAACAGAGGAACTACTATAAGACAATCTTTGGACTTAGGACACGATATCGATATCGGTCGAACAGTGATAGGGGTAAACTGAGTTAATGAATGTGTCAAAAATGAATACCTAACATAGAGTAACAGGTATAGGTTATTAATACTAGAGCATAATAtgtaaaacatacaataatatatattttttttttattcagagctctcattttcattttctaaatcgtgtacaaaaataaaatttacatgaaCTATATtgtgaatatattaaattacgAATAAATTTCATGGGGAATTAGCTTCCCCatgaaaaaaacataataaatctCAAAAACATgcacaaatgcagaccaaattgtCATACGGAGCTATGAGAGACTATGAGATCTATGAGAATTTAGATCTATGGATAGAGATCTATGagagtttttaaccgacttccaaaaaaggaggaggttctcaattcgactgtattttttttatgtatgttacatcagaacttttgaccgtgtggactgatttcgacaaatgtttttttaatcgaaaggtggtgtgtgccaattggtcccatttaaatttatttgagatctaacaactacttttcgagttatatctaataatgcgtttttacttgacgcttttttcgtcgacctacgttgtattataccgcataactttctactggatgtaccgattttgataattctttttttgttggaaaggagatatccctagtttagtatcatgataagaaaaccaggatctgatgatgggatcctagagaaatcaagggaaactcttgaaaatccgcaataactttttacttggtgtaccgattttgataattctttgttttttggaaagaagatatccctagtttagtaccatgataagagaACTattatctgatgatgggatcccagagaaatcgaaggaaactcttgaaaatccgcaataactttttactgggtgtaccgattttgataatttttaatttaatcaaaagctggtgtttgtcatgtggtcacatataaattttattgagatctgatcactactttttgagtaatctttgataacgcgtagttacttgactattttttcgtcgatctacgttgtattactcgtcgatgtaattgaagtcggtttttttttcgtttgcaagcaaacacaattatttatgagaATAGTTCCACCGGGTGGTGTTAAAACTGTCTGGGATTTGACGGTATCCAGCTGGATATTATCAGCTGATGGCATATTTCTAATGACTAACTGTGAATCtacaaattataacttattacatcAGGTGAAACAGTCCAAATAATGGATAAAATAGGCCATCCTGCTGTTAAAATCTAGTACTAACTTATGTGCTGGATAAACATTAGCCGCAACCATTGAaacagtatatatgtatattaattacatttataatggtattttacttttattactaaGTTTCTAAGAATAATTTTAGCATTTTATTTCACAAAGATATACAAACAACACTAATGAGAGAAGAACATTTATCGTACAACAGCACATACCACGCATGCTAATAATATACTCAAATAATTGCTTCCCCAAACACATTATGCCTACTTTGCATgactatatactcgtatatttatgTAAGGCTTTGTTTGTTTTACTAATAAAGGAAATTCACATTTTTCTGATTGTATTGCTATGGTTTTTATTCTTTAGCTGaattttttataacactaaAGTGGCAAAAATTATCACATCAAAAGAATAACACGTagcagaaataataataaaaaatgttttacataaACGATAGAGCTCGCAACATCAATCATCGCAATCAGATCAATCATCGCAATCAGATGCTATTTTATTAATGGAACAATTTCACAAAAaggaattacaaattaaaattaaccataAAATCACGACAAGAACAATTGCACAAAATAAACTCGCTACACCTAAAGTTCGTAACTATTACGGTAAACGCACAAATAGATATTTGAgagaaaaatagaaaaaaatataaacgtaaTGTGCATGCATGCTTTTCTtcactatcactacatagtataaaacaaagtcgctttctctgtccctatttccctatgtatgcttaaatctttaaaactacccaacggattttgatgcggttttttttaattgatagagtgattaaacagaaaggtttatatgtataataacatccattaaatactgaagaaatactgttatttttgaggtttctaatgtgaagTCGTAAATAATtgcattttttccgcttacattgcaaacgcagcctgaaccctacgagatttatcaaaataatgtactaagtattgtacacattgaaaaggtctacagaaaactccgctatggtatatgtctatctcttatggatatcccacaataacatttttttgtcatttactttttacgacaaataatggctaattttcaaagcgattttaaccaatacagcattaatccatatctaattaaataccttaaatacatttttgatttaatacaCATCTATATGGCCATTTACAgcttatgatttaaatgaatattttcgaagatattacagatttaaaaattgtggTACGTAGCGTTTAAGGCGGTtgcggccggcttttactctaaagttaacgcgtgctggccacgggcagtaatgaataaatcaaaactactggatcgactttaatcattttttcagtgaatgacataagctataattatatttgatacccgtgcgaagccggagcgggtcgctagtaatacatattaaaaataaataaataaaaaatatattatttaggtcCCAACtcacacatataaatttttctcaaaaacaaaaatcattctcgttaatattttcttgtactgtgtggctacggtactaaagaatatggccaccccctctcttcccgtgggtgtcgtaagaggcgactgagggataacacggttccgctaccaccttggaacttaaatagCCAACcggtggcgagataaccatccaactgcaggctttgaaatacacaggccgtagacgggcagcagcgtcttcggtgcgacaaagccagccctgtggtcaccaacccgcccagcgtggtgactatgggcaacacacatgagttcacgcatttttggcgcgaacttgtggaggcctatgcccagcagtagactgtataggctgtaatgataatgataatgatgcaTATTTTCTTGACTTCATTACTTAAAAATCTGTGTTGTAATTATGACTCTGGAGATATATGATTTAAATCTAACGGAAAATGTATACAGAATCTCCCATTGGGCAAAACACGTCGCCATTTAGCGATTTTTATTTTGGAAGAATCTTTTTTACAGGACAACAACCAAAGAGCACCTACTTATTGCTTGGCAACGTATCCCTAGCAGACACAATTGTCGGCTTATCGATGATGTGCGGAGTGAGCCTAGACCCACTGATGACTTCCGATCCATTGTGTATATTTCAAattggtaaatattatttttaactataattattatttacaatcttTATAAACACACAATCTCACTAATACCTACTTAGTGGCGTACAGTAAGCCGGCCCTTatcattttaaagtaatttaacgaTTAGtcttttatacttattattaaaataaaaaattaattttgccaCATCAACAACTTGAaaatcctaaaaataataaaaacaacgacGTCtctagaattttaaatattatataacattaatatgAATGTTATGTTTAAGGTATGATCGTGTGTCCAGCAATGGTTTCGATATTCAGCGTCGGACTCATAGCTGTCGACCGGTATATCTACATCCTACACGGACTATATTACCAACGGTGGTTTAACACCACAAAAGTTAGAATTGGAATCCTTTGTATTTGGGTCATTGGTAAGTAGAAAATTTTATACCACTCCCCGTTATCGAAACTCggtatcaatttttatatatttgtaatttctaaagtttttttattgtatttttttttgttttatttcgaaTGATTCATTGTACTTTTGTAtcgtattattttacaaattcaaaACAGGATAtctaatttattgtatttttccaGGTATCACGCTAGGATTTTTACCAATTACCGGGTGGGTGAACACTGAACTCAGACATTCTCGCTGTTTCTACATCGTTTTATTCCCTGGGGGACTAATACTTGTCAACTCTCTGCTAAGTATAATCCCCATTATTCTAGTCGGCGTCCTGTACTCAATCATTTTggtaaaagctttaaaaaatgtcaaaaaaataaaggaCACTATTAAAATAGTCGACTCAAAGAATAACAAATTGTCAGAAATGAGAATCAACAGAGGAAATGTCAATTTAAAAAAGTCTGCTCAATCAGTAAAGATGCCTTGTACAGTTAAAACCATCAAACTTAGAAGAAGCGTATCATTCAACGGCAGTTTaagtagtaatttaaataattcaaaacaatttagtaaacTAGGCTATAAATCCAAAAGTATTGATGGCCTCGATATAAACAAGTTAGCGCACAATAATGTTCTAacgtttttaaaaaacaatgatAGTCCACAAGATTATGAATCTAATTTCAGTATTCAATCCATAAATTCATTTCAAACAGATCAAAGTATTTCCACGTCGAATATAAATTCCCCTAAAAGATACACTACACGAAACCtggaaaataaaaagtatagaaATAAATCAAGAGTGAAAGAACCCAATAAGTGGCGCGCTATAATTATTGTGATGTTAACATCTGGCAGTTTTATATTCACTTGGATGCCTTTCTTTATTActgcaatattttttgttttctgtcAGGAGAAACTCACAAATCCGAAATGTATGCATCTAAGAATGATGCTTAGCGGACCGATAGCCACCTTGGCATTTCTTAATAGTATCCTAAATCCTTTGATTTACGCTTGGTGGCATAAGGGGTTCCAAAGATCAATCAGAACGTACTTTCGCAAAaatctacaaatattttttcgaaaagatatattaaaatagcctGTCTAATCAAGGTTTCAGTAAATTTGCTCtctgtgtaataaaaaaaaattgtatcaatgtaataattgttaatatattgCAACTTTTGATTTTATCCGTTGTTTCATTTATCCAATAACAAAACgtaatgtttcatttattttcggctaaaattattaaaatttcgatttaatgagaaaatgtaaaagaaaaaccTCACtacttgaaaattttatagcttttatttttatatttgtaaaacataatttattgctcaaaatattttgtactgcTGTAG
This genomic interval carries:
- the LOC123662460 gene encoding 5-hydroxytryptamine receptor 1A-alpha-like; amino-acid sequence: MDIVDLYELYREKEMEQFDNYRIVAYIFGIIIFLSNVTVVISSGLILKKGQQPKSTYLLLGNVSLADTIVGLSMMCGVSLDPLMTSDPLCIFQIGMIVCPAMVSIFSVGLIAVDRYIYILHGLYYQRWFNTTKVRIGILCIWVIGITLGFLPITGWVNTELRHSRCFYIVLFPGGLILVNSLLSIIPIILVGVLYSIILVKALKNVKKIKDTIKIVDSKNNKLSEMRINRGNVNLKKSAQSVKMPCTVKTIKLRRSVSFNGSLSSNLNNSKQFSKLGYKSKSIDGLDINKLAHNNVLTFLKNNDSPQDYESNFSIQSINSFQTDQSISTSNINSPKRYTTRNLENKKYRNKSRVKEPNKWRAIIIVMLTSGSFIFTWMPFFITAIFFVFCQEKLTNPKCMHLRMMLSGPIATLAFLNSILNPLIYAWWHKGFQRSIRTYFRKNLQIFFRKDILK